A single Candoia aspera isolate rCanAsp1 chromosome 5, rCanAsp1.hap2, whole genome shotgun sequence DNA region contains:
- the LOC134499055 gene encoding T-cell receptor-associated transmembrane adapter 1 isoform X2: protein MGADQCTICWIPLSFVTVIMIISLLKNISYFLKDRKQKGKNYEDYNEYNPSNGEFHAEACPVYDNLNHYHQDILNESCYEQMNAHSPRSTSDIQTAERQMCYASLDHSVRRKHKIHPQKKYPTLEMGEDHLTRSNSTLSCIYLNSEQLSAENKLSENTPHDGSIRVFGLNHCADDSTF from the exons ATGGGGGCTGATCAGTGTACCATTTGTTGGATACCACTTTCTTTTGTAACTGTAATTATGATAATTTctttactgaaaaatatttcatacttCTTAAAAGACAGGAAACAAAAAG gcaaaaATTATGAAGATTATAATGAATATAATCCAAG CAATGGTGAATTTCATGCAGAAGCTTGTCCAGTTTATGACAACCTTAATCACTACCATCAGGATATCCTAA atGAAAGCTGCTATGAGCAAATGAATGCCCATTCCCCTAGATCCACCTCTGATATACAG ACAGCTGAACGCCAAATGTGTTATGCTTCCCTTGATCACAGTGTCAGAAGGAAACACAAAATTCATCCCCAAAAGAAATATCCTACATTAGAAATGGGCGAAGATCATCTTACCAGAAGCAACTCCACACTGTCTTGCATTTATCTCAACAGTGAACAACTCAGTGCTGAAAATAAGTTGTCTGAAAATACTCCTCATGATGGTTCAATCAGAGTGTTTGGTTTAAACCACTGTGCAGATGATAGCACCTTTTAG
- the LOC134499055 gene encoding T-cell receptor-associated transmembrane adapter 1 isoform X1, with product MGADQCTICWIPLSFVTVIMIISLLKNISYFLKDRKQKGKNYEDYNEYNPSNGEFHAEACPVYDNLNHYHQDILNESCYEQMNAHSPRSTSDIQQTAERQMCYASLDHSVRRKHKIHPQKKYPTLEMGEDHLTRSNSTLSCIYLNSEQLSAENKLSENTPHDGSIRVFGLNHCADDSTF from the exons ATGGGGGCTGATCAGTGTACCATTTGTTGGATACCACTTTCTTTTGTAACTGTAATTATGATAATTTctttactgaaaaatatttcatacttCTTAAAAGACAGGAAACAAAAAG gcaaaaATTATGAAGATTATAATGAATATAATCCAAG CAATGGTGAATTTCATGCAGAAGCTTGTCCAGTTTATGACAACCTTAATCACTACCATCAGGATATCCTAA atGAAAGCTGCTATGAGCAAATGAATGCCCATTCCCCTAGATCCACCTCTGATATACAG CAGACAGCTGAACGCCAAATGTGTTATGCTTCCCTTGATCACAGTGTCAGAAGGAAACACAAAATTCATCCCCAAAAGAAATATCCTACATTAGAAATGGGCGAAGATCATCTTACCAGAAGCAACTCCACACTGTCTTGCATTTATCTCAACAGTGAACAACTCAGTGCTGAAAATAAGTTGTCTGAAAATACTCCTCATGATGGTTCAATCAGAGTGTTTGGTTTAAACCACTGTGCAGATGATAGCACCTTTTAG